One Onthophagus taurus isolate NC chromosome 11, IU_Otau_3.0, whole genome shotgun sequence genomic window carries:
- the LOC111419044 gene encoding uncharacterized protein: protein MDESVRVVAKNLLQRAEEYKSSVEGIIKRYNERLQQTEGELKDILDQLDKQQNLNKEAVGIIAKVNEEIKSLETENCTLEESLSDLKSELIITKGKLQEVEVTRSTLEQELEMEKESNTALAHKFREAHEKIAEIEKLTHKVSSLEQQNQSYSKECQIYKEKVNETMRTIRRFIHEIQDFGIPKHTIREK, encoded by the exons ATGGATGAATCTGTTCGCGTTGTCGCTAAAAATCTTCTTCAAAGAGCTGAAGAATATAAAAGTTCCGTCGAAGGAATAATTAAACGTTACAATGAAAGACTACAACAAACTGAAGGTGAACTCAAAGATATTTTGGATCAACTggataaacaacaaaatttaaacaaagaaGCGGTTGGCATTATTGCAAAAGTAAATGAAGAGATTAAATCGTTAGAAACAGAAAATTGCACGCTAGAGGAGTCGTTGAGCGATTTAAAGAGCGAGCTGATCATAACGAAAGGGAAATTGCAAGAAGTCGAAGTAACAAGAAGTACTTTGGAACAAGAACTGGAAATGGAAAAGGAATCAAATACTGCGTTAGCGCATAAATTTCGTGAGGCCCACGAAAAAATTgctgaaattgaaaaattaacgCATAAAGTTAGTTCATTAGAACAACAAAATCAGTCTTACAGTAAAGAGTGTCAAATATACAAAGAAAAAGTCAATGA aACAATGCGAACGATACGAAGATTTATTCATGAAATACAAGATTTTGGAATACCGAAACATACAATTAGAGAAAAATAA